From a region of the Rhipicephalus microplus isolate Deutch F79 chromosome X, USDA_Rmic, whole genome shotgun sequence genome:
- the LOC142775400 gene encoding uncharacterized protein LOC142775400: MHRPNWLRFFVTQLVVLSWQPFPVRIERQPVGVLQDAGVPHPGPADTLNSDYSFHEDGRDGCMPAQTVCAESSARQAHLWWYGPRMDRTYYVLSATSILPSPLEKSIKPGETIAATSGPGGTLRMHRPNWLRFFVTQLVVLSWQPFPVRIERQPVGVLQDAGVPHPGPADTLNSDYSFHEDGRDGCMPAQTVCAESSARQAHLWWYGPRMDRTYYVLSATSILPSPLEKSIKPGETIAATSGPGGTLRMHRPNWLRFFVTQLVVLSWQPFPVRIERQPVGVLQDAGVPHPGPADTLNSDYSFHEDGRDGCMPAQTVCAESSARQAHLWWYGPRMDRTYYVLSATSILPSPLEKSIKPGETIAATSGPGGTLRMHRPNWLRFFVTQRWSRSGRLCRSRRKEKINRDREDIKKTEENKYKEIEK, translated from the coding sequence ATGCATCGCCCTAACTGGCTTCGTTTCTTCGTAACGCAGCTCGTCGTGCTTTCCTGGCAGCCTTTCCCGGTTCGGATCGAGAGGCAGCCCGTCGGTGTTCTACAGGATGCCGGCGTTCCGCACCCCGGACCTGCAGATACGCTCAACAGTGACTACAGTTTCCACGAGGATGGCCGTGATGGCTGCATGCCTGCACAAACAGTCTGCGCAGAATCATCTGCGCGGCAGGCTCATCTTTGGTGGTACGGCCCGCGCATGGATCGGACTTACTACGTGCTATCTGCAACCAGCATATTACCCTCCCCCTTGGAAAAGTCTATAAAGCCTGGTGAAACCATCGCCGCGACTAGTGGGCCCGGCGGCACGTTAAGGATGCATCGCCCTAACTGGCTTCGTTTCTTCGTAACGCAGCTCGTCGTGCTTTCCTGGCAGCCTTTCCCGGTTCGGATCGAGAGGCAGCCCGTCGGTGTTCTACAGGATGCCGGCGTTCCGCACCCCGGACCTGCAGATACGCTCAACAGTGACTACAGTTTCCACGAGGATGGCCGTGATGGCTGCATGCCTGCACAAACAGTCTGCGCAGAATCATCTGCGCGGCAGGCTCATCTTTGGTGGTACGGCCCGCGCATGGATCGGACTTACTACGTGCTATCTGCAACCAGCATATTACCCTCCCCCTTGGAAAAGTCTATAAAGCCTGGTGAAACCATCGCCGCGACTAGTGGGCCCGGCGGCACGTTAAGGATGCATCGCCCTAACTGGCTTCGTTTCTTCGTAACGCAGCTCGTCGTGCTTTCCTGGCAGCCTTTCCCGGTTCGGATCGAGAGGCAGCCCGTCGGTGTTCTACAGGATGCCGGCGTTCCGCACCCCGGACCTGCAGATACGCTCAACAGTGACTACAGTTTCCACGAGGATGGCCGTGATGGCTGCATGCCTGCACAAACAGTCTGCGCAGAATCATCTGCGCGGCAGGCTCATCTTTGGTGGTACGGCCCGCGCATGGATCGGACTTACTACGTGCTATCTGCAACCAGCATATTACCCTCCCCCTTGGAAAAGTCTATAAAGCCTGGTGAAACCATCGCCGCGACTAGTGGGCCCGGCGGCACGTTAAGGATGCATCGCCCTAACTGGCTTCGTTTCTTCGTAACGCAG